The following are from one region of the bacterium genome:
- a CDS encoding zinc ribbon domain-containing protein, giving the protein MNVEMRKCPRCGEMTPLDSTVCKFCYSINEPVSKSEGLGMNEEVKNVTSHTSRSPAKNESFLEKNGLITALNTIAGIYLVLGTLGAVGIWITMGITQKAANIPGIILGVGILANSIVVFVILRVFSLIADTLLVIKHNTAK; this is encoded by the coding sequence ATGAATGTAGAAATGAGAAAGTGTCCTCGTTGCGGAGAAATGACACCGCTTGATTCCACAGTTTGCAAGTTTTGCTATTCTATTAACGAGCCTGTTTCAAAATCTGAAGGTCTGGGAATGAACGAGGAAGTAAAAAACGTTACAAGTCATACTTCCAGATCCCCAGCAAAAAACGAATCATTCCTTGAAAAGAATGGTCTAATCACGGCACTCAATACTATCGCAGGAATCTATTTAGTTTTAGGTACACTTGGTGCAGTTGGTATTTGGATTACAATGGGTATCACTCAAAAAGCCGCGAATATTCCTGGTATTATTCTCGGGGTCGGAATACTTGCCAACAGTATAGTGGTATTTGTCATTTTAAGAGTTTTTAGTCTGATTGCCGATACGTTACTTGTTATCAAACATAATACTGCTAAATAA
- the ahcY gene encoding adenosylhomocysteinase, producing the protein MSKTTYRKKTPAPTPGPAENDYRIADIGLAEFGRKEIEIAEKEMPGLMATRAKYGSQLPLEGKKITGSLHMTVQTAVLIETLAALGAKVRWCSCNIFSTQDHAAAAVAAAGVPVFAWKGESLADYWECTYRALIRPDGSGPNLIVDDGGDATLMIHRGFAAENDPQLLDRPAEGADEQELNALLKKLLRENPGIWHRVAEELEGISEETTTGVHRLYQMMEEGSLLVPAINVNDSVTKSKFDNLYGCRESLADGIKRATDVMVAGKVVVVCGYGDVGKGSAQSMRGLGARVLVTEIDPICALQAAMAGYEVVTLEDAVAEADIVVTATGNRDVVTIEHMARMKDQAIVCNIGHFDNEIQVSKLESFPGIRKITIKPQVDRYLFPDGHSIFLLAEGRLVNLGCATGHPSFVMSNSFTNQTLAQIDLARGDKRPGVYTLSKLLDEEVARLHLKKLGVKLTRMTPEQARYLGIPAEGPYKPDHYRY; encoded by the coding sequence ATGAGCAAGACGACGTACCGGAAAAAAACCCCGGCGCCCACGCCGGGGCCGGCCGAAAACGACTATCGGATCGCCGATATCGGCCTGGCCGAATTCGGGCGCAAGGAGATCGAGATCGCGGAAAAGGAAATGCCCGGCCTGATGGCGACCCGGGCCAAATACGGTTCGCAGCTCCCTCTGGAGGGGAAAAAGATCACCGGCAGCCTGCATATGACCGTTCAGACGGCGGTCCTGATCGAGACCCTCGCCGCCCTGGGGGCCAAGGTGCGCTGGTGTTCCTGCAACATCTTCTCCACCCAGGACCACGCCGCCGCCGCCGTAGCCGCCGCCGGGGTTCCGGTCTTCGCCTGGAAGGGAGAGTCCCTGGCCGATTACTGGGAGTGCACCTACCGGGCGCTGATCCGGCCGGACGGCTCGGGGCCGAACCTGATCGTCGACGACGGCGGGGACGCCACCCTGATGATCCACCGCGGCTTCGCGGCCGAAAACGACCCGCAACTGCTGGACCGGCCCGCGGAAGGCGCGGACGAGCAGGAGCTGAACGCGCTTCTGAAGAAACTGCTGCGGGAAAATCCCGGGATCTGGCACCGGGTCGCGGAAGAGCTGGAAGGGATCTCCGAGGAGACCACGACCGGCGTCCACCGCCTATACCAGATGATGGAAGAAGGCTCCCTCCTGGTTCCGGCGATCAACGTCAACGACTCCGTCACCAAGTCGAAGTTCGACAACCTCTACGGCTGCCGCGAATCCCTGGCCGACGGCATCAAGCGGGCCACCGACGTCATGGTGGCCGGGAAAGTGGTGGTGGTCTGCGGGTACGGGGACGTGGGCAAGGGCTCGGCGCAATCCATGCGCGGGCTGGGCGCCCGGGTGCTGGTGACCGAAATCGATCCCATCTGCGCCCTGCAGGCGGCCATGGCCGGATACGAGGTGGTGACCCTGGAGGACGCGGTGGCCGAGGCGGACATCGTCGTCACCGCCACCGGCAACCGCGACGTCGTCACCATCGAGCACATGGCCCGGATGAAGGATCAGGCCATCGTCTGCAACATCGGCCATTTCGACAACGAAATCCAGGTCTCGAAACTGGAATCCTTCCCGGGAATCCGCAAGATCACGATCAAGCCCCAGGTCGACCGCTACCTCTTCCCCGACGGGCACAGCATTTTCCTCCTGGCGGAGGGGCGGCTGGTCAACCTCGGCTGTGCCACCGGCCACCCCAGTTTCGTCATGTCCAACTCCTTCACCAACCAGACCCTGGCCCAGATCGACCTGGCCCGGGGGGACAAACGGCCGGGGGTCTACACCCTGAGCAAGCTCCTGGACGAGGAAGTGGCCCGGCTGCACCTGAAGAAGCTGGGCGTGAAGCTGACCCGGATGACGCCGGAGCAGGCACGCTACCTGGGGATTCCGGCGGAAGGTCCGTACAAGCCGGACCATTACCGCTATTGA
- the rpoZ gene encoding DNA-directed RNA polymerase subunit omega: MKQLTSEKFIEKVHSPYQLVLMAAQRAAQLSDPQTPSRPTIPVSKNEKPPLVALEEIAEDKVVLIPEGELDV, encoded by the coding sequence ATGAAGCAATTGACTTCGGAAAAGTTCATCGAAAAAGTCCACAGCCCCTATCAGCTGGTGCTGATGGCCGCCCAGCGGGCGGCGCAGCTCTCCGACCCTCAGACCCCCAGCCGGCCGACAATCCCGGTTTCCAAGAACGAAAAACCGCCCCTGGTCGCCCTGGAAGAAATCGCCGAAGACAAGGTCGTCCTCATCCCCGAAGGGGAACTCGATGTCTGA
- a CDS encoding type II toxin-antitoxin system HicB family antitoxin, with product MKIDVEREEDGRWIAEVPELPGVMTYGKTRDDAVSKAQSLALRAIADRLDHGESIPELSELFAVPA from the coding sequence ATGAAGATTGATGTCGAACGCGAAGAGGACGGGCGCTGGATTGCGGAAGTTCCCGAGTTGCCTGGCGTGATGACATACGGGAAAACGCGAGATGACGCCGTTTCCAAGGCGCAGTCGTTGGCGCTCCGTGCTATCGCCGACCGACTGGATCACGGCGAGTCGATTCCCGAACTCTCCGAACTCTTTGCGGTTCCTGCATGA
- a CDS encoding LptF/LptG family permease: protein MVKILDRYVVQAFLLPFSYCLAAFVILFIIGDLFEHLDDFLRLPNWPLAAVRYYILFIPSVFIFIVPIAILLSLIYSLGRLQHTNEITAMRAGGINIYRAVAPLILISFLVSVAVFFLNEFVAPRALKQSNLLKEQYEEDGFLLGRSFKDVTYFNPVTNREFYFERFNPDTASGNGVKVYERRADGQAHRRIEAEEAAWLDGAWWLFDGFIFTFPLSGPPEKQVLTKQAFDFSITTEDLTQSRKENSGLSYAELKELLERKRGFPESILRPAQVELHQKLALPLSCLIMGLIGVVFGIRVGKGNWLTGLGVSLLLGFLYYVLYTMSGAFGKEGKLAPWLAAWIGNIVFGGMGAYMLARLN, encoded by the coding sequence ATGGTAAAAATACTCGACCGCTACGTCGTTCAGGCGTTTCTCCTCCCCTTTTCCTACTGCCTGGCCGCCTTCGTCATCCTCTTCATCATCGGGGACCTCTTCGAGCACCTGGACGACTTCCTCCGGCTCCCCAACTGGCCGCTGGCCGCGGTGCGCTACTACATCCTCTTCATCCCCTCGGTCTTCATCTTCATCGTGCCCATCGCCATCCTCCTCTCCCTGATCTATTCCCTGGGACGCCTTCAGCACACCAACGAGATCACGGCCATGCGCGCGGGGGGGATCAACATCTACCGGGCGGTGGCACCGCTCATCCTCATCAGTTTCCTGGTGAGCGTCGCGGTTTTCTTCCTCAACGAATTCGTGGCCCCCAGGGCCCTGAAGCAATCCAACCTGCTCAAGGAACAGTACGAAGAAGACGGGTTCCTCCTGGGGAGGTCCTTCAAGGACGTGACGTATTTCAATCCGGTGACCAACCGCGAATTTTATTTCGAGCGGTTCAACCCCGACACCGCTTCGGGGAACGGGGTGAAAGTCTACGAACGCCGGGCCGACGGACAGGCCCACCGCCGGATCGAAGCCGAGGAAGCGGCCTGGCTGGACGGGGCCTGGTGGCTCTTCGACGGTTTCATCTTCACCTTTCCCCTCTCCGGGCCTCCCGAAAAACAGGTTCTGACCAAACAAGCCTTCGATTTTTCCATAACCACCGAGGATCTGACCCAAAGCCGGAAGGAGAACTCCGGCCTCAGCTACGCCGAACTGAAGGAACTGCTGGAACGCAAGCGGGGTTTTCCGGAATCGATCCTGCGGCCGGCCCAGGTCGAACTTCACCAGAAACTGGCGTTGCCGCTGTCCTGCCTGATCATGGGTTTGATCGGCGTGGTTTTCGGGATCCGGGTCGGGAAGGGAAACTGGCTGACGGGGCTGGGAGTCAGCCTGCTTCTGGGATTTCTCTATTACGTTCTCTACACCATGTCCGGAGCCTTCGGCAAGGAAGGGAAACTGGCACCGTGGCTGGCGGCCTGGATCGGGAATATCGTCTTCGGGGGGATGGGGGCCTACATGCTGGCGCGGTTGAACTGA
- a CDS encoding RluA family pseudouridine synthase — MPEKFEFRVAGPETETRLDVFVGRRVPDLSRSRGKRLIAASLVTVDGAPRPPDYPVKENELIAVEVPDPAPEYPQPEKIDLDVIFEDSEIAVVNKPAGLAVHPARAGQGGTLVNALVQRYPDLPCGGGEDRPGVVHRLDRDTSGVMIVAKTEASRRILSDQFRGRRVAKEYRVLAAGHPGLPEGEISLPLGPHPRRHNRRVVRNEGGKPALTRYRVLEEFREASYLSVRIETGRTHQIRVHLAHLGCPVLGDDEYGRSAGRLARSAGVSRQMLHALRLEIDHPLSSRRMSFEVPIPSDMAGVLEYFRGREAAD, encoded by the coding sequence ATGCCCGAAAAGTTTGAATTCAGGGTCGCGGGCCCCGAGACGGAAACCCGCCTCGACGTCTTTGTCGGGCGCCGGGTGCCCGATCTTTCCCGGTCGCGGGGGAAACGGCTGATCGCGGCCTCGCTGGTGACGGTCGACGGGGCCCCCCGTCCCCCCGATTACCCGGTCAAAGAGAACGAGCTGATCGCGGTCGAAGTCCCCGATCCGGCGCCGGAATACCCGCAACCGGAAAAGATCGACCTCGACGTCATCTTCGAAGACTCCGAGATAGCGGTCGTCAACAAACCGGCCGGCCTCGCCGTCCATCCCGCGCGGGCGGGGCAGGGGGGGACGTTGGTGAACGCTCTCGTCCAGCGCTATCCCGATCTCCCCTGCGGGGGCGGAGAAGATCGACCCGGCGTGGTTCACCGCCTGGACCGGGACACTTCCGGCGTCATGATCGTGGCCAAAACCGAAGCCAGCCGCCGGATACTTTCCGACCAGTTCCGGGGGCGCCGCGTCGCCAAGGAATATCGAGTCCTGGCGGCCGGGCATCCCGGGCTTCCGGAGGGGGAGATCTCCCTGCCTCTGGGGCCGCACCCGCGCCGCCACAATCGGCGCGTCGTCCGGAATGAGGGCGGGAAACCGGCGTTGACCCGCTACCGGGTCCTGGAGGAGTTCCGGGAAGCGTCGTATCTTTCGGTCCGGATTGAGACGGGAAGGACCCACCAGATCCGGGTGCACCTCGCCCACCTGGGCTGCCCCGTCCTGGGCGACGACGAATACGGTCGGTCCGCCGGCCGCCTGGCCCGCTCGGCGGGGGTCTCCCGGCAGATGCTGCACGCCCTGCGCCTGGAAATCGACCATCCCCTGAGTTCCCGGAGAATGTCCTTCGAGGTCCCGATCCCGTCGGATATGGCCGGGGTTCTGGAGTATTTCCGCGGGAGGGAAGCGGCGGACTGA
- a CDS encoding type II toxin-antitoxin system HicA family toxin: MSQWRSTRAPRVLAALLRIGWTIKRRSGSHRVLSRPGWADFIFAFHDRVEIGPRMLVRIAKHTGLSPDDL, encoded by the coding sequence ATGAGTCAGTGGCGCTCGACGCGCGCTCCGCGCGTACTCGCCGCACTCCTTCGTATTGGCTGGACAATCAAGCGCCGGTCCGGTTCCCATCGTGTGCTGTCTCGTCCCGGTTGGGCTGACTTCATCTTCGCGTTTCATGACCGAGTCGAGATCGGCCCGCGCATGCTCGTGCGCATCGCCAAGCACACGGGGTTGTCGCCGGACGATCTGTAG
- a CDS encoding flavoprotein → MSERPAHPLGGKRVVLGVTSSIAAYKAVDLTSRLRRLSAEVSVVMTPDALEFVTPLSFEAISGNAVVADLFEESADPVPAHISLGTEADIVIVAPASADFIGRAAAGLADNALLCLLLVTRAPIVIAPAMNEAMFLNPVVQENLERLGRRGFLIVGPGEGRLACGSEGPGRLAPLESILDRAGAAVGDNA, encoded by the coding sequence ATGTCTGAGCGGCCCGCTCATCCGCTCGGGGGCAAACGCGTGGTCCTGGGGGTCACGTCCTCCATCGCCGCGTACAAGGCGGTGGATCTGACCAGCCGCCTCCGCCGGCTTTCCGCCGAGGTCAGCGTGGTCATGACCCCCGATGCCCTCGAGTTCGTCACCCCCCTTTCCTTTGAAGCCATCTCCGGAAACGCCGTGGTCGCGGATCTTTTCGAAGAATCCGCCGACCCCGTGCCCGCGCATATTTCTCTGGGCACGGAAGCCGACATCGTGATCGTGGCGCCGGCCTCGGCGGATTTCATCGGGCGGGCGGCCGCCGGGCTGGCCGACAACGCGCTGCTCTGCCTCCTGCTGGTCACGCGCGCTCCGATCGTGATCGCGCCCGCCATGAACGAGGCGATGTTCCTCAACCCCGTGGTCCAGGAAAACCTGGAAAGGCTGGGACGGCGCGGGTTTCTGATCGTCGGGCCCGGGGAGGGCCGGCTGGCCTGCGGGAGCGAGGGCCCGGGGCGCCTGGCTCCGCTGGAGAGCATTCTCGACCGGGCCGGCGCCGCGGTCGGGGATAACGCCTGA
- a CDS encoding class I mannose-6-phosphate isomerase produces the protein MTQPLYPLVFDPIFKEKPWGGYRLASRYHKPFPPHLKIGESWEIADRGTDSTAVSDGFYRGKTLHDLIAVLEYRLLGDRIWARGCRRFPLLFKMLDVEALLSVQVHPGDGHARDHAGDGGKTEMWHILQADAGASVICGLQEGVGARKFRRYLDGGQVEKILRYFPARAGESFFIPSGRVHTVGPSCVIVEVQQNSDITYRVYDWGRLGVDGRPRRLHVEEACSVIDFADAEAPVLDPVWERKGDVKESILVACPEFTVERFDLEGDYADECRGRHFQVLTGIEGEADLEADCAPGLSRKLEPGSFLLLPAYLGAYRIRPAGKFSFLKSYVT, from the coding sequence ATGACGCAACCGTTGTATCCGCTGGTCTTCGATCCGATATTCAAGGAGAAACCCTGGGGAGGGTATCGCCTGGCGAGCCGCTACCACAAGCCGTTCCCTCCCCACCTGAAGATCGGAGAATCCTGGGAGATCGCGGACCGGGGGACCGACTCCACCGCCGTCTCCGACGGATTCTACCGGGGGAAGACCCTCCACGACCTCATCGCGGTTCTGGAATACCGGCTGTTGGGGGACCGAATCTGGGCCCGAGGCTGCCGCCGCTTCCCCCTCCTCTTCAAGATGCTCGACGTCGAAGCCCTCCTCTCCGTTCAGGTCCACCCCGGCGACGGGCACGCGCGCGATCATGCCGGCGACGGGGGCAAAACGGAGATGTGGCATATCCTCCAGGCCGACGCCGGCGCTTCCGTCATCTGCGGCCTGCAGGAAGGCGTCGGCGCCCGGAAATTCCGCCGCTACCTCGACGGCGGCCAGGTGGAGAAGATTCTGCGCTATTTCCCGGCGCGCGCCGGGGAGAGTTTTTTCATCCCCTCCGGGAGGGTCCATACCGTCGGGCCTTCCTGCGTGATCGTCGAAGTGCAGCAGAACTCCGATATCACCTACCGGGTGTACGATTGGGGAAGGCTGGGGGTCGACGGCCGCCCCCGGCGGCTTCACGTGGAGGAGGCCTGTTCGGTCATCGACTTCGCCGACGCCGAGGCGCCGGTGCTGGACCCGGTCTGGGAGCGGAAGGGGGACGTCAAGGAAAGCATCCTGGTGGCGTGCCCCGAATTCACGGTCGAACGGTTCGACCTGGAAGGAGACTATGCGGACGAATGCCGGGGGCGCCATTTTCAGGTCCTGACCGGAATCGAAGGGGAAGCGGACCTGGAGGCCGACTGCGCTCCCGGGTTGTCCCGAAAGCTGGAGCCGGGGAGCTTTCTCCTGCTGCCCGCCTACTTGGGCGCATACCGGATCCGGCCGGCGGGAAAATTCTCCTTTTTGAAGAGCTACGTAACCTGA
- a CDS encoding LptF/LptG family permease has translation MRILQRYIGRMVLHHTLIILVVIVGILCLGNLIKIADYLVKGMSPFVVVKLMAFIIMSILDYAVPMSLLVGTLLVFGRLSADNEITAMRASGIGLKTIVTPVILLGLAFTLGSTILNNEIIPRNTFNIRLLKQQVGIQGPEVLLEPGEFMEFPGYAINIRNREGDYFRNISIYQYENEMLKNVILAKKAKLVTDPEKKLCYLHLEDGSLDEYDPDNPQISTRTTFGVLDYPIDVSDLFGDAKNVKKRVKDMTGREVVAHRKKLLRSGGDPADVSRITTELHRRFSLSVACLAFVVIGIPLAITTHRGEKSIGMAISLAVLFIYYIFILFANAIEDEPRFFPYLIVWIPNLLFMGLGIFLTVKHTRI, from the coding sequence ATGAGAATACTGCAAAGATATATCGGGCGCATGGTCCTGCACCACACCCTCATCATCCTGGTGGTCATCGTCGGCATCCTCTGCCTGGGCAATCTGATCAAGATCGCCGACTACCTGGTCAAGGGCATGTCCCCCTTCGTGGTCGTGAAGCTGATGGCCTTCATCATCATGAGCATTCTCGACTACGCCGTGCCCATGTCGCTGCTGGTGGGGACCCTCCTCGTCTTCGGCCGCCTCTCCGCCGACAACGAGATCACGGCCATGCGGGCCAGCGGCATCGGGCTGAAGACGATCGTCACCCCGGTGATTCTTCTGGGCCTGGCGTTCACCCTGGGCTCCACCATCCTCAACAACGAGATCATCCCCCGCAACACCTTCAACATCCGCCTGCTCAAGCAGCAGGTGGGGATCCAGGGACCGGAAGTCCTGCTCGAACCGGGCGAGTTCATGGAATTCCCCGGCTACGCCATCAACATCCGCAACCGGGAAGGCGATTACTTCCGCAACATCTCCATCTATCAGTACGAGAACGAGATGCTGAAAAACGTCATCCTGGCCAAGAAAGCCAAACTCGTCACCGACCCCGAGAAAAAGCTCTGCTACCTCCACCTCGAGGACGGGAGCCTGGACGAGTACGATCCCGACAACCCCCAGATCAGCACCAGGACGACGTTCGGGGTCCTGGACTACCCCATCGACGTCAGCGACCTCTTCGGCGACGCCAAAAACGTCAAGAAACGGGTCAAGGACATGACCGGGAGGGAGGTGGTGGCCCACCGCAAGAAGCTCCTGCGCTCCGGGGGCGACCCGGCGGACGTCTCCCGGATCACCACCGAGCTCCACCGGCGCTTCTCACTCTCCGTGGCCTGCCTTGCCTTCGTCGTCATCGGCATCCCCCTGGCCATCACCACCCACCGGGGGGAGAAGTCGATCGGAATGGCCATCAGCCTGGCGGTCCTCTTCATCTACTATATCTTCATTCTCTTCGCCAACGCCATCGAGGACGAACCCCGGTTTTTCCCCTACCTGATCGTCTGGATCCCCAACCTCCTCTTCATGGGGCTGGGGATATTTTTGACCGTCAAGCACACCCGGATTTAA
- the coaBC gene encoding bifunctional phosphopantothenoylcysteine decarboxylase/phosphopantothenate--cysteine ligase CoaBC, with protein sequence MNSRPRFLITAGPTREKIDPFRFISNPSSGKMGYAAAAAAAERGFPVVLVSGPVALAAPAGVELVKVVSARDMRAAVLRRFPETDAVIMAAAVSDFRPRAPRRSKIKKTGRGLVLDLVPNPDILAELGRRKGRRVLIGFAAETDNLIDGARSKLNNKNLDLIVGNDISEPGSGFGSETNRVVVVGRSGEVERWPLLSKQEVAARLVEYAVRIYEEKIRS encoded by the coding sequence ATGAACAGCCGGCCGAGATTCCTGATCACCGCGGGCCCGACCCGGGAGAAGATCGATCCCTTCCGCTTCATCTCCAACCCGTCGTCGGGAAAGATGGGGTACGCCGCCGCCGCGGCCGCCGCCGAGCGGGGGTTTCCGGTCGTCCTGGTCAGCGGCCCGGTCGCCCTGGCCGCTCCCGCCGGGGTCGAACTGGTCAAGGTCGTCAGCGCCCGGGACATGCGGGCCGCGGTTCTGCGGCGGTTCCCGGAGACTGACGCGGTGATCATGGCCGCGGCCGTTTCCGACTTCCGCCCCCGGGCCCCCCGCCGCTCCAAGATCAAAAAAACCGGCCGGGGACTGGTCCTCGACCTGGTCCCGAACCCGGACATACTGGCCGAACTGGGCAGAAGGAAAGGGCGCCGGGTACTGATCGGCTTCGCGGCCGAAACCGATAATCTTATTGACGGCGCCCGATCCAAACTCAATAATAAAAACCTCGATTTGATCGTGGGTAACGACATTTCGGAACCCGGGTCCGGCTTCGGAAGCGAGACCAACCGGGTGGTTGTCGTCGGTCGTTCCGGCGAGGTCGAGCGGTGGCCGCTCCTGAGCAAACAGGAAGTGGCCGCGCGTCTGGTAGAGTACGCAGTACGGATCTATGAGGAAAAGATACGCAGTTAG
- the gmk gene encoding guanylate kinase, whose translation MKGELYIVTAPSGAGKTTICDAVLELEERLKYSVSATTREPRRGEIDGRDYFFISREEFEKRRDRGELLEHAEVYGNYYGTPKEYIEKELAEGNDIILDIDVQGALSVKNMGYPATYIYILPPSLRELRKRLEGRGTDSPEVIRKRSEQARRELDFLPEYDFCIVNDDLQTAIEDMKAIIRGERCRVDRHPGIVDAIAEG comes from the coding sequence GTGAAGGGAGAATTATATATCGTGACGGCTCCTTCCGGCGCCGGGAAAACCACCATCTGCGACGCGGTTCTCGAGCTGGAGGAGCGGCTGAAGTACTCGGTTTCCGCCACCACCCGCGAGCCGCGCCGCGGGGAAATCGACGGCCGGGATTACTTTTTCATCTCCCGGGAAGAGTTCGAGAAACGCCGGGACCGCGGCGAACTTCTGGAGCACGCCGAAGTCTACGGGAACTACTACGGCACCCCCAAGGAATACATCGAGAAAGAGCTGGCGGAGGGGAACGACATCATTCTCGATATCGACGTCCAGGGCGCCCTTTCCGTCAAGAACATGGGCTACCCGGCCACGTATATCTATATCCTTCCCCCCTCGCTGCGCGAACTGAGGAAACGCCTGGAGGGAAGAGGAACCGACAGCCCCGAGGTCATTCGGAAGCGCTCGGAGCAGGCGCGCCGGGAACTCGATTTCCTGCCGGAATACGACTTCTGCATCGTCAACGACGACCTTCAAACCGCGATCGAGGACATGAAGGCGATTATCCGCGGCGAGCGTTGCCGGGTCGACCGGCACCCCGGAATCGTGGATGCCATCGCCGAGGGATAA
- a CDS encoding zinc-dependent peptidase yields the protein MFDWFRERRRKKLIRAVFPPSWEGIIRRNVAHYCMLEDAERAHLRALIQVFIAEKNWEGAGGLELDDEIRVTISAQACLLVLNLPHNYYRNVRSIIVYPSTVVPPQRKLGSFENPVAPVDIEQPILGQAFLRGPVIVVWDAALRGGRHPELGHNVIYHEFAHKLDMLDGAADGTPPLRNRTEYRDWIHVCSREYRRLGRDAALGKDSFLSAYGATSAAEFFAVATEKFFDQPRLLIEQAPELYRVLQEYYRQNPYERVTKKNCRKEIAN from the coding sequence ATGTTCGATTGGTTTCGCGAACGTCGCCGGAAAAAACTGATCCGGGCCGTTTTCCCTCCCTCATGGGAGGGAATAATCCGCCGCAACGTAGCCCACTACTGCATGCTGGAAGACGCCGAGCGTGCCCACCTCCGCGCCCTGATCCAAGTCTTTATCGCCGAGAAAAACTGGGAGGGCGCCGGCGGCCTGGAACTTGACGACGAGATCCGGGTCACAATTTCGGCGCAAGCCTGTCTGCTGGTTCTGAATCTTCCCCACAACTATTACCGGAACGTCCGATCCATCATCGTCTATCCCTCCACCGTGGTCCCTCCGCAACGCAAACTGGGTTCGTTTGAAAATCCGGTCGCCCCGGTGGATATCGAGCAACCGATTCTCGGGCAGGCATTCCTGCGGGGGCCCGTCATTGTTGTTTGGGATGCGGCTTTGCGCGGAGGTCGTCATCCGGAGTTGGGGCACAACGTCATTTACCACGAATTCGCCCATAAACTGGATATGCTCGATGGCGCCGCCGACGGCACTCCGCCCTTGCGCAACCGGACCGAATACCGCGACTGGATTCACGTTTGTTCGCGTGAGTATCGACGTCTCGGACGCGATGCGGCGCTGGGCAAGGATTCATTTCTCAGTGCCTACGGCGCGACCAGCGCGGCGGAATTTTTCGCCGTCGCGACGGAGAAATTTTTCGATCAGCCGCGATTATTGATCGAACAGGCTCCGGAACTGTATCGTGTTTTACAAGAGTACTACCGTCAGAATCCCTACGAACGTGTGACCAAGAAGAATTGCCGGAAGGAAATCGCAAATTAA
- a CDS encoding DUF1732 domain-containing protein, translated as MKSMTGYGDCRARGSDFSVQVELQSYNHRFLDIMIKVPPEYAKAETLLLGELRRRFERGRFNVHVSVHVAAARARGGINRALAASYWKELQRLAKDLRLPGLDPGVLVALPGVVEFASGAPSFKEFRAVMEEALAGALERLEKTREREGVRIRTDMRRHLRRLETGFAKAVSALRRRSADRSPNVEEEVNRLSGHIAQFRRLLEGDGAAGKALEFVTREMVREVTTLADKACNSKVSVQGVLMKVEIESLKEQARNVE; from the coding sequence ATGAAGAGCATGACCGGCTACGGCGACTGCCGGGCGCGCGGAAGCGATTTTTCGGTTCAGGTGGAACTGCAGTCCTACAACCACCGTTTTCTGGACATCATGATCAAGGTCCCCCCCGAATACGCCAAGGCCGAGACGCTCCTGCTGGGCGAGTTGAGGCGGCGTTTCGAACGGGGGAGGTTCAATGTGCACGTCTCCGTGCACGTCGCCGCCGCCCGCGCCCGGGGCGGAATCAACCGCGCTCTCGCCGCCAGCTACTGGAAGGAGCTGCAACGCCTGGCCAAGGACCTGCGCCTGCCCGGACTCGATCCCGGCGTCCTGGTCGCGCTCCCGGGGGTGGTGGAGTTCGCGTCGGGCGCCCCCTCGTTCAAGGAGTTTCGGGCGGTCATGGAAGAAGCCCTGGCCGGCGCCCTGGAGCGCCTCGAGAAGACCAGGGAACGGGAGGGCGTCCGCATCCGGACCGACATGCGCCGCCATCTGCGCCGTCTGGAGACTGGGTTCGCCAAAGCCGTTTCCGCCCTCCGCCGCCGCTCCGCGGACCGTTCCCCCAACGTCGAGGAAGAAGTAAACCGCTTGAGCGGGCATATCGCCCAGTTCCGCCGGCTCCTGGAGGGCGACGGCGCGGCGGGGAAGGCGCTGGAGTTCGTGACCCGGGAGATGGTCAGGGAGGTGACGACCCTGGCCGACAAGGCCTGCAACTCCAAGGTGTCCGTCCAGGGCGTGCTGATGAAGGTGGAGATCGAGAGCCTGAAAGAGCAGGCACGCAACGTCGAATGA